The genomic window ccccccccccacacacacaccacacacataacacaccccacacaccccacacacaccccactcaccccccacacacacacgcgtgtgcgCACACCCAGGTCTCTGTTCCTGGGGGCTGAACGAGGCCCAAACAGAATTCTGCTTGTACTGAGCCAACAGCAGTCTTTTCTGGAGCAGAGGCTTTACAGCCCCACAGGGCTAGCCGGGTGTCCccgctcctccccagccccaccctcaagCCGACCGCCCAGCACCCCCTGGCGCCCACTCACCTGGGAAAACTGTTTCTCCCGCATCTTGACCTCCTTCTCCACCAGCTGCTGCCTCCTGGCGCTCTCACTCTGCAGCCTCCGCTCTACCTGCTCGCGCCGCCTCCGCTCCTCCTCCAGGGCCTGCCGCCGGAGCTCCATCTCCCGCTCCTGCCCCCAAAGCCAGCGGGTCGGCGCCCACAGCTGCCCtctgctgccccttcccccgcgCCCCTCCTCAGGCTGGGGCCGAGCTGTGGGAGGCACCCACCTCAGAGGGCAGCCTGGCACCAGGGAGCATCACCCCCAGAACCCACCCTCTGCAAGCACCTTGCCGGTCGGGTTAAACACTTTCAAGTGCTCGGATCCGGGCTCTGCCGGATGAGCTCTGTGAGCCTGACAAAATCATTCAAACCCCCTGGGCCTCCGccgtctcatctgtaaaatggggccgaGGGTGCCTCCCTTCAGTGATTATAGGGAAACTTACACGAGGTCGTGTACATAAACCACCCCTCACCGATGCCGGCAGGACAGAAGCACCGAATAAGCGGGGCTCTTACACTTATCTGAATTCCTACCACACACATCACCTAAGTGACTTTTCCCGATACTGAATTATTTTCAGTACTCCTTCCCTAATCATCACTAAGGCCCTTTGAATCCAAATAACAAACATGTGTAATCTAACTTCAaattttatgggggaaaaaatgaacttaCAGAAGCCATTCTTAAGAGTCTAAAAGTCCTTAAACCAAATCATCAAACACAAAGCACGTCAGTGACATTTTATGTCCTCATCAACAGTAACGACCTTCACACGGTGAGCTCCTGTTTGCCATTTCTTCCCAGCTCAAAACTGAGCAGAGTCTCCTTTCTCTGTTTGCCAAGAGCTGCTTGTGAATATGCCCTCCTTCGACGGGAGTACGACTGAGAGGCCTTCTTTTCTGGCTGGCCTAGcagctgcctcccaccccccaaaccccacTCTCACCTCCAGAGACGCAGAGCGCCCGGAGGGTGGAGacagaccccccaccccctccccaggcacgGGCTCCTCAGCCCCCAGTGCCCCCGTATCCCCTCCGCCAACACCCCTGCTCTGGCCTGGACACCTGCCTGCTCTTCTAGTCCTACCCCTTGAGCCCCCATTCCCGCCTTTCCTCGCCATCCCCAAGAGGAAGGACCTGCCGCCGGGGGTGGGGAGACCAGAATCAGAGTCCCCGTGGCGGCCAAAACACCCACAGAGGCAAACGCACAAAGGCCGGAAGGCGCCGCTGGGGAGATTCACGGTGGACAGCGCTTACTGTGCTGCCGCCTCTTGTCCTAAGAGCTGCGACACCTGCCACATGGCCAGGCCTCCTCCACTTGAAGAACGCAATTAAAACCCTTTCTTCCTTGAGGGAAGGTCTGGAGGAGCCTGGGGgcggaggggctgggggcggccGGTGCCGGCCTGCCTCACCCTGGACTCCATGAGCCGGCTCTTCTCCGCGTGTGCTTCTTTCAGCATCTTCTCCATCTCCTCGATCTTGCCCACGTCCAGGCCGCtggcgctgggggagggggagagcgggGGGCATCAGGGGGCCGGGAGGCGGCTGGCAGAGGCAGGGCCAGCCCCCCGGGGCGGGTACCTGGACATGTTGTCGGGCGAGCAGGCCGAGTTGCCGCCCATGGAGATGCTGGTCTCCATGCTGTCCGAGCTCTCCAGGCTCAGCGTGTCGTAGGCGTGTTCGCCGTCCTCCCCGCGCTCCCGGCCGGCTGGCAGGTGGTGCAGGATGGAGTGgtgcatgagcggggggaagCCGGAGGGGCCCGGCGGGAAGGGGGTCGCCCCGTGCAGGGCATCCCACTGACACTGCGCCTCGGCGGCAGCCTTCTGCTTCAACTCGGCCAGGCGCCGCCGCTGCTCCTCGATCACCTGCTGCCCTGCGGGACGGACGGGGGCAGAGTCACGGCGGGCCCTCTGGGGGACACTGGCCGCAtcacagagggaagaggggagcagggagagatcAGCACAGGGCCCACCCCTCGGCCCC from Neomonachus schauinslandi unplaced genomic scaffold, ASM220157v2 HiC_scaffold_2789, whole genome shotgun sequence includes these protein-coding regions:
- the LOC110578719 gene encoding pleckstrin homology-like domain family B member 1 translates to VYRSKMDGEATSPLPRTRSGPLPSSSGSSSSSSQLSVATLGRSPSPKSALLAQNGTGSLPRNLAATLQDIETKRQLALQQKGESLPAEPPPADNPAGQQVIEEQRRRLAELKQKAAAEAQCQWDALHGATPFPPGPSGFPPLMHHSILHHLPAGRERGEDGEHAYDTLSLESSDSMETSISMGGNSACSPDNMSSASGLDVGKIEEMEKMLKEAHAEKSRLMESREREMELRRQALEEERRRREQVERRLQSESARRQQLVEKEVKMREKQFSQ